The following nucleotide sequence is from Halorussus caseinilyticus.
AAGTCCGCGACTGTCTCCGGAACCTCCTCGGGGTCGCCCGGCGCGACGACGAGTCCGGGGTTCGTCCGCGGGTCGTCGGTCTCGGCGACTCGGGCAATCTCCTCGCGGGCGATTTCGAAGGCCGTCTCGGGGTCTGCGTCGGTGTGAACCGCGAGCGCCGCGTTCCCGCGGGTCTTGTGTTCGACTGCGGGGTTGAGTCTGACCAGAAGCAGTCGCTCGACGCTCGCTCGCTCTCGGAGTCGGTCGGCGAGTTCGGCCGCGAGGTAAGTCGTACACATCCCGCGCTCGCGGGAATCGGTGTCGTCGACGCCGAGTACTGTCACTGCCGTCGCTTGGGCCGTGTCGGATTAACGACTTTCGGAGCGCCTCCATCTTCCATTATCAAGCTATCGCTCGTCACCCGGCCAATCGCAAGCAGTAGTCGGGGTGTAGTCAGCACAATGTATATATAGGGGAATCACTTACATGCGGATATGTCCCGGTCTGCACTGGTCGGGAACGTAACCGCGATGTTAGAGGACGCGGGGTTCGCCGTTAGCGACCGGTGCGCGATTCGACCCAAGAGCTTCGACGTGGCGGCGAGACGCGGCCGCGACCTGCTCTTACTGAAGATTCTCGCCAACGTGGACGCGTTCGACGACGCGACCGGACTGGAGATGCGGCGACTCGGCGACTACCTCAACGCCACGCCGGTCGTCGTCGGCCTTCGGACCCGCGACGAGGACTTGGAACCCGGCGTCGTCTACTTCCGCCACGGCGTTCCGGTCCTGAGTCCCGACACCGCGATGGAACTGTTCGTAGAGGGGATGTCGCCGCTGGTCTACGCCGCGCCGGGCGGTCTCTACGTCAACATCGACGGCGACGTACTCCGCGACGAGCGCGAGGACCGCGACTGGAGTCTCGGCCGCCTCGCCTCCGAGTTGGGCGTCTCGCGGCGCACCGTCTCGAAGTACGAGGACGGCATGAACGCCAGCGTCGAGGTTGCGCTCGAACTCGAAGAGATGTTCGACGGCGACCTCACGAGTCCCGTGGACGTACTCGACGGGGCCGAGGAGGTCCGCGAGGGCGACCCGACGCCAGAGGACCCCGAACCCGAGAGCGACGACGAACGCATCGTCACGGTGCTGACCCGCGCCGGGTTCGAGGTCCACCCGACGGTCCGCGCCCCGTTCAAGACGGTCAGCGAGGATAACTCCAGCGAGGAGAACGTCCTGACGGGCCACTCGGCGTTCACCAAGGCCGCCGAGAAGCGCGCCCGCATCATGTCGTCCATCGGCGAAGTCGCCCAGACGCGTTCGGTCTACTTCGTTGACAAGGCCAAGCGCGAGAGCGTGGACGGGACCGGACTGGTCGAACGCGAGGAGTTGGAGGACATCGACGACCCCGACGAGTTGCGGGACCTGATTCGGGAGCGCGGCGAGAAACCGGCGTAATTCTGTTACAGCCATTTTCCTCGGCCAGAAGCTAGCAGACATTTTAAATATCAACTGCACGGAGAAGTGCATAATGGCAGAAGGCGACATCCGGGAAGCGTCTGTTACCCAACTTATTCGGGCCGTAGACGAATGTGAAAACTACTCATTTCTCGTTGGTGCTGGTTCGTCAAGACCGGCCCCGGCCGAAATTCCGACAGGCGGCGAACTTATCGAGATGTGGAAAACGGAGTGTTACGACCACGAGAACCCTGATGAGGATTTCGAGACGTGGGTTGGGACCAAAGAGAAAAAGATGGATGGCGACAACGAGTACGGGTTCTGGTTCGAACAGCGCCATCCTACTCGTGGTGAACGACGTGAGCGCATTCAGGAACTCGTAGAAAACGCAACGCCGACCTTCGGACATGTCCTACTTGCGTCGTTGATGGACGAGGGCTATGTTCCGCACGTATTAACACCGAATTTCGACGATTTACTGTTCGACGCATTCTACCTATATCTGGAAGACAAACCGCAGGTAATTGACCACCGGGCAGTCGCTCCCGAATTTAGACTCACACACAGCGAGTCGGCAATCGTGAAACTTCACGGGGACTATCTCTACGACAATCTTCGAAACACCGCTTCCGAAACGGGGTCGAAAGCATTAGACGAAGGGATGAGGGACGCGCTCCAACAGACCGTAGAAGAGTACGGGCTAATCGTTGTGGGCTATAGCGGTGGAGATGAATCGATTATGGACCCGCTCATCGAATCTGATATTTCGGAGTACGGTATCTACTGGTGTACGCGCGACGTAGATTCGTTCTCAGACGAAAAGAAGGCCGAGGAGTTGCTAGAGAAGCCGAATACGTATTTGGTAGAAATCGAAGGATTCGGGAGTCTGATGCGAAAGTTTGGCAATCGAATCGACGGTCTTGAACCACCGCAACCGGACGAAGTTGTCGAAAGGGCTGAAGAACGGGCCGACATGCTAAAAGGAGCCTTGAAAGAAAGCAAGGAGGCGGCAACTGGCGACGAGGAGGAAGAGTACGTCGATAAGACTGAAAAAATGTGGAAGGGTGTGGATTTTGCTGAGGAAGGTAACTTCGAGAAGGCAATTGAACTCTTTACTGAGGCTATCGAAGAAGACCCTGACTACGCTCAGGGATACTGCTACCGTGGGTTTGCCAAGGCTGATTTGGACGAGTACGAGGCAGCGATTGTGGATTACGACAAGGCCATCGAACTGGAACCTGACTATACGATGGCATACCACTACCGAGGACTTGCGAAACAGGAGTTGGGTGAGTACGAGGCGGCGATTGCGGATTACGATACGGCAATCGAACTTGACCCCGACAACGTGAGGGTATACGTCAACCGAGGACTTGCGAAACAGGAGTTGGGTGAGTACGAGACGGCGATTGCGGATTACGATACGGCAATCGAACTTAAATCCGGTAACGCAGCAGCATACTATAACCGAGGAATTGTAAAACAACAGTCGGGCGAATACGAGGCGGCAATTGAGGATTACGACACGGCAATCGAACTTGACCCCGATAACGCGAGAGCATACCACGGTCGAGGAGCTGCGAAGCAGGAGGTGGGCGAATACGAGGCGGCAATTGAAGATTACGACACGGCAATCGAACTTGACCCCGACAACGCGCGGGTATATCAAAACCGCGCAGAGATAAAAATAGAGAATGGGGAGTTTAAGCAAGCACGTCAAGATGCGTCCCAAGCGAAAAAACTGAGCGAGTCTACCATGGACTCTGCAACAAGCACACTCCTCCACCTCATTGCCAGAACCGTCCTCGGCGAAGACACCGCCGAGGAAGAAAACGAGTACCGAAATATTTGCGAGCAGGAATTTACAATGACTGGGAACCTCGAAGAACTCGATTCGTGGCTGGAAGGGGCTAACCTCGACTCCGAGAAAAAAGATAAAATCGCGGAGTTAATCGACTTACTCCGAGAACACAAAGAATAGTTCCGTTACAGTGTCTCTTCTAAATCGGCTGAAAGTCCGGTCTACGCCGCGCCGCCGCCGTACGTCTCTTCGAGGTACGCCACGATGTCGTCGCTCTCGGGCATACCTTCGACGCCGTGGTCCTCGTCCACCAGCACCGGCACGCCGGTCTGACCGCTGACCGCCTCGACTTCGGTACGCTCGGCGTGCGACGACGGTACTTCGTGGCGCTCGTAGTCGAGTCCGAGTTCGTCGAGTTTGTCTCTGACTTTCGCGCAGAACGGACAACCCGGCAGGTCGTACAGTTCGAGGTTCGCCATGCCCGGTCGTAGTGACTTCGCGGGTATGAACGTGGTGGTGTCGGAAGCGCGTGACGGGACCTCCGACGGCATTCAGAACGTTTCTTTGAGACGTGTTTCTACGGGCTTGAGAAATGTACTTCGTTGTCTAGCGATTCGTCCTGATTGCCTACCTCGACGGCGACGCGGGACGGCTAACTTCAGGCTTGAACCAATCAGACCGCGACCGCACCGCATCGCAACCGCGGGCCACACGCCTCCCCAACCGACTCGCTCGTTCCCTGCGGTCACTCGCTCGTCCCTCGCGCGGTCGGGTGCGACACGCTCGCGCGGTCGCACCCGCGCGCGCCGACCTGTGTGAGTGCGGGCGAGCGCGCGCCAGACTCGTCGCAAATCCACCGACTTCCCTCTCTCACTCCACCGGCCGCCGAACCCGGTCTACGACCCCCGAGAGTCCGCGCCGAATCCGCCCGCGCTGGTACACCGCCTCGCCGAGACCCCACGCGAGCAGGAGACCGCCCGCCAGCACCGCGCCGAGGAACTCCCAACTCGTCATCCAAATCGGGCGAATCCACGGCGTGACGTGCGCCCACACTCGGGCGAAGTCGCTGGCCTGCGCCGCGACCGGCGTCCCCTCGAACGCCTCGACTAGCCAGAACGAGACCGTCTTGGTGTCCTCGCCCGAGACCTTGAGTCCGCTCCCGGTGAGGTTGTAGTCGCCCGTCGCGCCCACCTCGCGCATCGTCGGGCCGTCGGGTTCGTCGCCGTAGGTGACGCGCTCCACGTCGTAGGGTGCCCACGGCGCGTGGAACTCCCAGACGACTTCGCCGGTCGGCGTCGTCTCGAAGACGCGATGGTGCATCGTGTCCACGACCAGCGTGTTGCCGTTGGGCAGTCGGTCGGCGTCCCGCGGCCAGTTGAGTCCGCGCGTGCCGACGCTCCACGTCCGGTTCCACCCGCCCGAGTCGTTCCGGGCGTACTCCACGAGGCGGTCGTTCTCGCTGTCGGCGACCAGCATCGTCGGCGTCCCGCCCTCTCCGTCGAGGTACTGCGGATTGTGCTGTTCGTAGAGGGTGTCGTGGTCGTCGTCGCTCCCGAGGCGCATCGAGACGTTCCCGGTCGAGCGGTTCACCACGATTACTTGGTCGAAGTTCCGCGGCGAGACCAGATACTCGCCCTCGCCGATTTTGTCCACGTCGTTGACGTGGGTCCAGTCGGCCTCGCCGCCGCCGCCCGACGCCTCGTAGCCGTGGTTCTCGAAGCGCCAC
It contains:
- a CDS encoding transcriptional regulator, encoding MSRSALVGNVTAMLEDAGFAVSDRCAIRPKSFDVAARRGRDLLLLKILANVDAFDDATGLEMRRLGDYLNATPVVVGLRTRDEDLEPGVVYFRHGVPVLSPDTAMELFVEGMSPLVYAAPGGLYVNIDGDVLRDEREDRDWSLGRLASELGVSRRTVSKYEDGMNASVEVALELEEMFDGDLTSPVDVLDGAEEVREGDPTPEDPEPESDDERIVTVLTRAGFEVHPTVRAPFKTVSEDNSSEENVLTGHSAFTKAAEKRARIMSSIGEVAQTRSVYFVDKAKRESVDGTGLVEREELEDIDDPDELRDLIRERGEKPA
- a CDS encoding tetratricopeptide repeat protein; this encodes MAEGDIREASVTQLIRAVDECENYSFLVGAGSSRPAPAEIPTGGELIEMWKTECYDHENPDEDFETWVGTKEKKMDGDNEYGFWFEQRHPTRGERRERIQELVENATPTFGHVLLASLMDEGYVPHVLTPNFDDLLFDAFYLYLEDKPQVIDHRAVAPEFRLTHSESAIVKLHGDYLYDNLRNTASETGSKALDEGMRDALQQTVEEYGLIVVGYSGGDESIMDPLIESDISEYGIYWCTRDVDSFSDEKKAEELLEKPNTYLVEIEGFGSLMRKFGNRIDGLEPPQPDEVVERAEERADMLKGALKESKEAATGDEEEEYVDKTEKMWKGVDFAEEGNFEKAIELFTEAIEEDPDYAQGYCYRGFAKADLDEYEAAIVDYDKAIELEPDYTMAYHYRGLAKQELGEYEAAIADYDTAIELDPDNVRVYVNRGLAKQELGEYETAIADYDTAIELKSGNAAAYYNRGIVKQQSGEYEAAIEDYDTAIELDPDNARAYHGRGAAKQEVGEYEAAIEDYDTAIELDPDNARVYQNRAEIKIENGEFKQARQDASQAKKLSESTMDSATSTLLHLIARTVLGEDTAEEENEYRNICEQEFTMTGNLEELDSWLEGANLDSEKKDKIAELIDLLREHKE
- a CDS encoding glutathione S-transferase N-terminal domain-containing protein, coding for MANLELYDLPGCPFCAKVRDKLDELGLDYERHEVPSSHAERTEVEAVSGQTGVPVLVDEDHGVEGMPESDDIVAYLEETYGGGAA
- a CDS encoding aryl-sulfate sulfotransferase → MRLPSRPIPRRWTVRGATALLVLALVAPAGISGATYFATTEDPTNLRASVDEPANGTTIISIQGFHFQGMANANKPARLVAVGPRGEVQWVHNGSGFDARWFYDVDPLDNRNLLVTATTPNATLVYELDPETQERVWTERLPIHDTHDVDLVNGDQLLVANMRAPDRNDRIFVYDMGTDETVWEWRFENHGYEASGGGGEADWTHVNDVDKIGEGEYLVSPRNFDQVIVVNRSTGNVSMRLGSDDDHDTLYEQHNPQYLDGEGGTPTMLVADSENDRLVEYARNDSGGWNRTWSVGTRGLNWPRDADRLPNGNTLVVDTMHHRVFETTPTGEVVWEFHAPWAPYDVERVTYGDEPDGPTMREVGATGDYNLTGSGLKVSGEDTKTVSFWLVEAFEGTPVAAQASDFARVWAHVTPWIRPIWMTSWEFLGAVLAGGLLLAWGLGEAVYQRGRIRRGLSGVVDRVRRPVE